In one window of Nesterenkonia sandarakina DNA:
- a CDS encoding dihydroxyacetone kinase subunit DhaK, which yields MPFYNTRETLVPEMLSAMTHILELEELETSEGTTVLVGASSQRDPSRVAVISGGGSGHEPAHAGFIGEGMLDAAVPGAIFSSPSVTSVLEAIRHVSGTAGCLLVVKNYTGDRLSFGLAAERARQEGYEVETVLVADDVALPGFEQPRGLAGTVLVHKVAGAAASMGKDLTEVAEAARQAAGSIRTIGLALGPVQLPGDAPDLERGAELGMGIHNEPGAKTISVDSAADAVARALESLEIDAESESMVLMLNDLGGCSVQEGLVLTHELIRQIGPNRIARFIGPVRAMTSLGMQGFSVTAMSADDALVAALERATAAPAWMAPKKVKESPRRVKSRQEEQRSAPMEVSSGNYIEERVRQGCLTLIEMKAVLDDLDRSTGDGDAGTTFRAGAEAVLADLDAGTLGFADPAAGMNRVATILETRMGGSSGVLLAILTTAMSEALARDADWADALGAGLNAMMHHGGAEEGHSTMVDAIAPALRALEAGGSLVEAARDAEAGARGTAEFAARAGRAAYVPEAASIGAEDAGAKAVAALLTAISKN from the coding sequence ATGCCGTTCTACAACACTCGTGAGACCTTGGTGCCCGAGATGCTTTCGGCCATGACGCACATTCTTGAATTAGAAGAACTTGAGACTTCGGAAGGCACAACAGTTCTCGTTGGAGCTTCCTCACAGCGAGATCCATCTCGCGTCGCTGTCATCTCAGGTGGTGGGTCCGGTCATGAGCCCGCCCATGCCGGGTTCATTGGCGAGGGAATGCTGGATGCGGCCGTGCCCGGCGCAATCTTCTCCTCTCCCTCAGTGACCTCTGTGCTTGAGGCTATCCGACATGTCTCCGGTACGGCAGGGTGCCTGCTGGTGGTCAAGAATTACACCGGTGATCGACTGAGCTTTGGACTTGCTGCTGAGCGCGCGCGTCAGGAGGGCTACGAGGTCGAAACCGTCCTGGTTGCGGATGATGTGGCACTCCCTGGCTTCGAGCAGCCGCGAGGTCTAGCCGGCACGGTATTGGTGCACAAAGTGGCGGGAGCCGCGGCGTCGATGGGCAAGGATCTCACCGAGGTGGCAGAAGCTGCGCGCCAGGCGGCGGGGTCGATTCGGACCATCGGACTGGCGCTTGGACCGGTTCAGTTGCCAGGCGACGCACCTGATCTCGAGCGTGGGGCCGAACTGGGCATGGGGATCCATAACGAACCTGGCGCGAAAACCATCTCTGTTGACAGTGCTGCCGACGCGGTCGCACGGGCTCTCGAGAGTCTGGAGATCGACGCTGAGTCCGAGTCCATGGTGCTTATGCTCAACGACCTCGGAGGTTGTTCGGTACAGGAGGGCCTTGTTCTCACTCACGAACTGATTCGCCAGATTGGTCCGAACCGAATTGCGCGCTTCATCGGACCGGTGAGGGCCATGACATCTCTTGGAATGCAAGGTTTCTCCGTCACGGCCATGTCTGCAGACGACGCCCTGGTAGCTGCACTGGAGAGAGCGACTGCTGCCCCTGCTTGGATGGCCCCGAAGAAGGTCAAAGAATCGCCTCGCCGGGTGAAAAGCAGGCAGGAGGAGCAACGAAGTGCACCTATGGAGGTTTCCTCCGGAAATTATATTGAAGAGAGGGTCCGACAGGGCTGCTTGACTCTGATCGAGATGAAGGCGGTACTCGACGACCTTGACAGGTCCACCGGAGACGGCGATGCGGGAACAACATTCCGTGCGGGGGCCGAAGCTGTTCTCGCGGACCTTGATGCGGGCACGCTGGGATTCGCAGACCCTGCCGCGGGGATGAACCGCGTAGCAACAATCCTTGAAACCCGAATGGGCGGCTCATCGGGAGTTCTTCTTGCGATACTCACAACCGCAATGTCAGAGGCGTTGGCCCGAGACGCTGACTGGGCAGACGCTTTAGGTGCCGGGCTCAACGCGATGATGCATCATGGCGGCGCCGAAGAGGGACACTCAACCATGGTCGACGCCATTGCCCCAGCGCTCAGGGCCTTGGAGGCGGGTGGCAGCCTGGTGGAAGCCGCCCGAGACGCGGAAGCAGGTGCACGCGGAACGGCCGAATTTGCAGCGCGGGCCGGTCGAGCCGCGTACGTTCCTGAAGCCGCCTCGATCGGCGCTGAAGACGCGGGAGCCAAAGCAGTTGCCGCCCTTCTCACCGCTATCAGCAAGAACTGA
- a CDS encoding reverse transcriptase-like protein, producing MTTLFVEADGGSRGNPGIAGSGALVRNEAGQILATKATPLGKASNNVAEYTGLIEGLRLARDLDPEAFVEVKLDSKLVVEQMSGRWKIKHEDMKRLAAEASTILPPTQVRYTWIPRKDNGDADALSNEAMDASAAGTEWDPSRSRIRPVG from the coding sequence ATGACCACTTTGTTCGTCGAGGCCGACGGCGGAAGCCGCGGCAATCCCGGAATCGCCGGCTCCGGCGCCCTGGTCCGCAATGAGGCGGGGCAGATCCTCGCCACCAAGGCCACCCCGCTGGGGAAGGCGAGCAACAACGTCGCCGAGTACACCGGGCTCATCGAGGGACTGCGGCTGGCCCGCGATCTGGACCCGGAGGCGTTCGTGGAGGTCAAGCTGGACTCCAAGCTGGTGGTGGAGCAGATGAGTGGGCGCTGGAAGATCAAGCACGAGGACATGAAGCGCCTGGCCGCAGAGGCCTCCACCATCCTGCCACCGACTCAGGTGCGCTACACCTGGATCCCGCGCAAGGACAACGGCGACGCCGACGCCCTGAGCAACGAGGCGATGGACGCCTCCGCCGCTGGGACCGAATGGGACCCGAGTAGGAGTCGGATCCGCCCGGTGGGCTGA
- a CDS encoding Nif3-like dinuclear metal center hexameric protein, whose protein sequence is MSPSPAQHADETTTESQVPTLQEVLDTAEELWPRSLAENWDAVGLVTGRRDALVRRIHFAVDPVRPVIEEAASSGTDLLITHHPLLLRGVTSVEAGQFKGEMVHRLIESGCALLTAHTNGDSAIGGVNDVLAGALGIEDTMPLTPAQEGLSTEGLGRIGTLPEPLTLGEFAARVFSVLPSVAGGVRVAGDRDGLIQRVALCGGAGDSLLGTAAEAGADVFLTADLRHHPASEAREAAGEERPYLIDVSHFASEWLWLPTAAQALHQALTDRGYDVEVAVSGINTDPWDFVLTPGH, encoded by the coding sequence ATGTCGCCCAGCCCCGCCCAGCATGCAGACGAGACCACTACCGAATCCCAGGTGCCGACCCTTCAAGAAGTGCTGGACACCGCGGAGGAGCTCTGGCCGCGGTCGCTGGCGGAGAACTGGGACGCCGTGGGTCTGGTGACCGGGCGGCGTGACGCGCTGGTGCGCAGGATCCATTTCGCGGTGGACCCGGTGCGCCCGGTGATCGAGGAGGCCGCCAGCTCCGGAACCGATCTGCTGATCACCCACCATCCGCTGCTGCTGCGCGGTGTCACCTCGGTGGAGGCCGGGCAGTTCAAGGGAGAGATGGTGCACCGGCTGATCGAATCCGGCTGCGCTCTGCTGACGGCTCATACCAACGGGGACTCGGCGATCGGCGGGGTCAACGACGTCCTCGCCGGAGCGCTGGGGATCGAGGACACCATGCCGCTGACCCCGGCTCAGGAGGGCCTCTCCACCGAGGGGCTTGGGCGCATCGGGACGCTTCCGGAGCCGTTGACGCTGGGGGAGTTCGCCGCCCGGGTGTTCTCGGTCCTGCCTTCTGTGGCCGGCGGGGTCCGCGTGGCCGGGGATCGCGATGGGCTCATCCAGCGTGTGGCGCTGTGCGGCGGCGCCGGGGACTCGCTGCTGGGGACTGCGGCCGAGGCCGGGGCTGATGTCTTCCTGACCGCAGATCTGCGGCACCACCCGGCCTCGGAGGCCAGAGAGGCCGCGGGGGAGGAGCGTCCCTATCTGATCGACGTCTCACACTTCGCCTCGGAGTGGCTCTGGCTGCCCACCGCAGCGCAGGCGCTGCACCAGGCGCTGACCGATCGCGGCTACGATGTGGAGGTTGCCGTGAGCGGCATCAACACCGACCCCTGGGACTTCGTGCTCACCCCGGGCCACTGA
- the msrA gene encoding peptide-methionine (S)-S-oxide reductase MsrA yields the protein MDNSLKTVVLAAGCFWCLDSLARRLRGVHHVRSVYTGGSGPAIYEAVASGGTGHAEAVEISYDPEVLPDEVLYSVFFSSHDPTSLNRQGYDVGTQYRSAMFYTDDAQREEFSAAIAHAQASFDRPIVTTLEPLGRVFEAEEVHQDFHAQRPDVGYCQVIIDPKVAKLRRDYASWLKPEEERSTH from the coding sequence ATGGACAACTCTCTCAAGACCGTGGTGCTCGCCGCCGGCTGCTTCTGGTGCCTGGATTCCCTCGCGCGCCGACTGCGCGGAGTCCACCATGTGCGCAGCGTCTACACCGGGGGCTCCGGACCGGCCATCTACGAGGCTGTCGCCTCCGGCGGCACCGGCCACGCAGAGGCCGTGGAGATCAGCTACGACCCTGAGGTGCTGCCCGACGAGGTCCTCTACAGCGTCTTCTTCTCCAGTCATGATCCGACCTCGCTGAATCGGCAGGGCTACGACGTCGGCACCCAGTACCGCTCGGCGATGTTCTATACCGACGACGCCCAGCGCGAGGAGTTCTCCGCCGCGATCGCCCACGCCCAGGCCTCCTTCGACCGTCCCATCGTGACCACGCTGGAACCACTGGGCCGGGTCTTCGAGGCCGAGGAGGTCCACCAGGACTTCCACGCCCAGCGTCCCGATGTCGGATACTGTCAAGTCATCATCGACCCCAAGGTCGCGAAACTCCGCAGAGACTATGCTTCATGGTTGAAACCCGAGGAAGAAAGGTCCACCCACTAA
- the cysK gene encoding cysteine synthase A — protein sequence MAKILENITQAVGNTPLVRLNRLGADLPGNIAMKLEFYSPASSIKDRIGAAIVDAAEDSGMLKPGGTIVEGTSGNTGIALAMVGAARGYRVVLTMPETMSTERRVMLRAYGAEIVLTPGAEGMRGAVERAKSIVEETENSIWARQFANEANPAVHYRTTGEEIWRDTDGEVDVFIAGIGTGGTITGAGRRLKEYKPGIHLVAVEPEDSPILSGGTAGPHKIQGIGPNFVPDILDQGIYDEVYQANLEKAVSCARDLGTHEGILGGISTGANVAAALELASREENRDKLIVTVACDFGERYISTLLYEDIRG from the coding sequence ATGGCGAAGATTCTTGAGAACATCACACAGGCGGTCGGCAACACCCCCCTGGTGCGGCTGAACCGCCTGGGCGCGGACCTCCCGGGCAACATCGCGATGAAGCTGGAGTTCTACTCCCCCGCCAGCTCCATCAAGGACCGCATCGGCGCCGCCATCGTCGACGCCGCCGAAGACTCGGGCATGCTCAAGCCCGGCGGCACCATCGTGGAAGGCACCTCGGGCAACACCGGGATCGCCCTGGCCATGGTCGGGGCGGCACGCGGCTACCGCGTGGTGCTCACCATGCCCGAGACCATGTCCACCGAGCGTCGCGTGATGCTGCGCGCCTATGGCGCCGAGATCGTGCTGACCCCCGGCGCGGAAGGCATGCGCGGCGCGGTGGAGCGGGCCAAGTCCATCGTGGAGGAGACCGAGAACTCCATCTGGGCCCGGCAGTTCGCCAACGAGGCCAACCCGGCCGTGCACTACCGCACCACCGGCGAGGAGATCTGGCGGGACACCGACGGCGAAGTGGACGTCTTCATCGCCGGCATCGGCACCGGCGGCACCATCACCGGCGCCGGACGCCGACTCAAGGAGTACAAGCCCGGGATCCACCTGGTGGCCGTGGAGCCCGAGGACTCCCCGATCCTCTCCGGCGGCACCGCCGGACCGCACAAGATCCAGGGCATCGGTCCCAACTTCGTCCCTGACATCCTGGACCAGGGGATCTACGACGAGGTCTACCAGGCCAACCTCGAGAAGGCCGTCAGCTGCGCCCGCGACCTCGGCACCCACGAGGGCATCCTCGGGGGCATCTCCACCGGCGCCAACGTCGCGGCGGCGCTGGAGCTGGCCTCCCGGGAGGAGAACCGGGACAAGCTCATCGTCACCGTCGCCTGTGACTTCGGTGAGCGCTACATCTCCACGCTGCTCTACGAAGACATCCGCGGCTGA
- the epsC gene encoding serine O-acetyltransferase EpsC, whose amino-acid sequence MGPLKRLREDIKAAREHDPAARSTAEVVLVYSGLHAVWSYRVAHKMWQRRPLKTPARALSQLTRGLTGIEIHPGAQIGRRFFIDHGMGVVIGETAEIGDDCMLYQGVTLGGRSLEQTKRHPTLRDGVVVGAGAKVIGPVEIGAGSAVGANAVVVKSSPPNSILTGVPAKARQRGVAERKPHVDPAEYALDPAIFI is encoded by the coding sequence TTGGGCCCACTGAAGCGTCTGCGTGAGGACATCAAAGCCGCACGCGAACATGACCCCGCCGCGCGCAGCACCGCCGAGGTGGTGCTGGTCTATTCCGGCCTGCACGCGGTCTGGTCCTACCGGGTCGCCCATAAGATGTGGCAGCGCCGCCCCCTGAAGACCCCGGCGCGCGCGCTCTCCCAGCTGACCCGTGGTCTCACCGGCATCGAGATTCACCCTGGTGCGCAGATCGGGCGGCGCTTCTTCATAGACCACGGCATGGGTGTGGTCATCGGGGAGACCGCCGAGATCGGTGACGACTGCATGCTCTACCAGGGAGTCACCCTCGGTGGACGTTCCCTGGAACAGACCAAGCGCCACCCCACCCTGCGCGACGGCGTGGTCGTCGGTGCCGGGGCCAAGGTCATCGGACCCGTGGAGATCGGTGCCGGCTCCGCCGTGGGCGCCAACGCCGTGGTGGTGAAGTCCTCCCCGCCGAACTCCATCCTCACCGGGGTCCCGGCCAAGGCGCGACAGCGCGGTGTGGCCGAGCGCAAGCCCCACGTGGACCCCGCAGAGTACGCACTGGACCCGGCCATCTTCATCTGA
- a CDS encoding nitronate monooxygenase, translated as MSTRTAGLLASVGATIPVVAAPMAGGPSRPELVLAAAAAGGVGFLAAGYKSPEDLRVQIQQVQRATPRFGVNLFVPNQVPIEPAELDRHRAAVQRWLSDHARTGGDWAGEVELPEINSLAGVIRATGAPAVDEAPAVTAAPAEVWDDFWEQKLQVLEADPAPLISLTFGLPSARDLARLQATGARVLQTVTCVAEAESAARAGVDGLIVQCSSAGGHSGTWTPRKPPAEVGLLELLHAISSRTELPLWAAGGIADAAGVRAALHAGAQAAVLGTALLRCPESGTHPAHQQALADPPGVPETTLTTAFSGRPARALRNSFTDALTTSAPSGFPALHQLSAGLRRAAGAAADPHGLNLWAGTGFAAARPDPAGEVMRRLAGDHRV; from the coding sequence ATGAGCACCAGGACGGCCGGTCTGCTCGCCTCGGTCGGCGCCACGATTCCCGTGGTGGCCGCCCCGATGGCCGGCGGACCGAGCCGTCCTGAGCTCGTTCTGGCCGCTGCTGCAGCCGGAGGAGTGGGATTCCTCGCCGCGGGGTACAAGAGCCCCGAGGACCTCAGGGTCCAGATCCAGCAGGTGCAGCGCGCCACCCCACGCTTCGGGGTGAACCTCTTCGTACCGAACCAGGTCCCGATCGAGCCTGCGGAGCTGGATCGACACCGCGCCGCGGTCCAGCGCTGGCTGAGCGATCATGCCCGGACCGGCGGAGACTGGGCGGGCGAGGTGGAGCTGCCAGAGATCAACAGCCTCGCCGGAGTGATCAGAGCTACCGGGGCCCCGGCAGTCGACGAAGCCCCTGCAGTCACCGCAGCACCCGCAGAGGTCTGGGATGACTTCTGGGAGCAGAAGCTTCAGGTGCTGGAGGCCGATCCGGCGCCACTGATCAGCCTGACCTTCGGACTGCCCTCCGCGCGGGACCTCGCACGGCTGCAGGCCACCGGGGCCAGGGTGCTGCAGACCGTGACCTGCGTCGCGGAGGCTGAGAGCGCTGCCCGAGCCGGGGTGGACGGGCTGATCGTCCAGTGCTCCTCCGCCGGGGGCCACTCCGGGACCTGGACCCCGCGGAAACCACCCGCGGAGGTGGGCCTGCTCGAGCTGCTTCACGCCATCTCGTCCCGCACCGAACTGCCGCTCTGGGCCGCCGGCGGGATCGCCGATGCCGCCGGAGTCCGTGCCGCCCTGCACGCCGGGGCGCAGGCTGCGGTGCTGGGCACCGCGCTGCTGCGCTGCCCCGAGAGCGGGACGCATCCGGCGCACCAGCAGGCCCTGGCTGATCCTCCGGGGGTGCCGGAGACCACCCTGACGACGGCGTTCTCAGGCCGTCCGGCGCGAGCGCTGCGTAACAGCTTCACCGACGCGCTGACCACGTCGGCGCCGTCGGGCTTTCCGGCCCTGCACCAGCTCAGCGCCGGACTGCGCCGAGCGGCGGGTGCCGCCGCAGACCCGCACGGGCTCAATCTCTGGGCCGGAACCGGGTTCGCCGCGGCGCGGCCGGACCCGGCCGGTGAGGTGATGCGCCGCCTGGCGGGCGACCACCGGGTCTAG
- the gndA gene encoding NADP-dependent phosphogluconate dehydrogenase, producing the protein MSAHIGVTGLAVMGANLARNLARNGYTVALHNRSVARTDALLQAHGGDGDFVRTETLTELVESLERPRRVLIMVQAGAPVDSVIADLVPLLDEGDIIIDGGNSFYEETRRREESLRAKNLHFVGVGVSGGEEGALNGPSIMPGGSKESYDTLGPMLEKISAKYNGEPCCAWIDTDGAGHYVKMVHNGIEYADMQVIGEAFDLMRSLAGIEPREQAGVFREWNTTDLASYLIEITAEVLEQEDEVTGRPLVDVVVDSAGQKGTGRWTAISGLEVGSPVTAIAESVFARSISSQRELRAVTNATFSAGIDETLSATEKYGSAEDRQDFVEDVRKALYASKLVAYAQGLDMLVAAGEEFGWDLDLKAIASLWRAGCIIRADLLDTIMKAYDAPKDQQPKNLLLAPEFNEAINECLPAWRRVVAAAATYGVPAPVFSSSLSYYDSLRRDRLPAALTQGLRDYFGAHTYKRVDKEGTFHTQWSGDRSEIDA; encoded by the coding sequence ATGAGTGCCCATATCGGAGTGACCGGCCTGGCCGTCATGGGAGCCAATCTGGCTCGCAACCTGGCTCGCAACGGCTACACCGTCGCGCTGCACAACCGCTCGGTCGCCCGCACGGACGCCCTGCTGCAGGCCCACGGCGGAGACGGCGACTTCGTGCGCACCGAGACCCTCACCGAGCTCGTGGAGTCCCTGGAGCGACCCCGCCGGGTGCTGATCATGGTCCAGGCCGGCGCCCCGGTGGACTCCGTGATCGCTGACCTGGTGCCCCTGCTCGACGAGGGCGACATCATCATCGACGGCGGCAACTCCTTCTACGAAGAGACCCGCCGCCGCGAGGAGAGCCTGCGCGCGAAGAACCTGCACTTCGTCGGCGTCGGAGTCTCCGGCGGCGAAGAGGGCGCGCTGAACGGTCCCTCGATCATGCCCGGCGGCTCCAAGGAGTCCTACGACACCCTGGGCCCGATGCTGGAGAAGATCTCCGCGAAGTACAACGGCGAACCCTGCTGCGCCTGGATCGACACCGACGGCGCCGGGCACTACGTGAAGATGGTGCACAACGGCATCGAATACGCCGATATGCAGGTCATCGGCGAAGCCTTCGACCTGATGCGCTCCCTGGCCGGGATCGAGCCCCGCGAGCAGGCCGGCGTGTTCCGCGAGTGGAACACCACCGATCTGGCCTCCTACCTGATCGAGATCACCGCCGAGGTCCTGGAGCAGGAGGACGAGGTCACCGGTCGTCCCCTGGTGGACGTGGTCGTGGACTCCGCGGGTCAGAAGGGCACCGGCCGCTGGACCGCGATCTCCGGGCTGGAGGTGGGTTCCCCGGTCACCGCGATCGCAGAGTCCGTCTTTGCCCGCTCGATCTCCTCCCAGCGCGAGCTGCGCGCGGTCACCAACGCCACGTTCAGCGCCGGGATCGATGAGACGCTCTCGGCCACCGAGAAGTATGGCAGCGCTGAGGACCGGCAGGACTTCGTGGAGGATGTGCGCAAGGCGCTCTACGCCTCCAAGCTCGTCGCCTACGCCCAGGGCCTGGACATGCTGGTCGCCGCCGGCGAGGAGTTCGGCTGGGACCTGGACCTGAAGGCCATCGCCTCGCTCTGGCGCGCCGGCTGCATCATCCGCGCCGATCTGCTGGACACCATCATGAAGGCTTACGACGCGCCGAAGGATCAGCAGCCCAAGAACCTGCTGCTGGCCCCGGAGTTCAACGAGGCGATCAACGAATGCCTCCCCGCCTGGCGGCGCGTGGTCGCCGCCGCGGCGACCTACGGCGTTCCCGCCCCGGTGTTCTCCTCCTCGCTGTCATATTACGACAGCCTGCGCCGGGACCGGCTCCCGGCCGCGCTGACCCAGGGTCTGCGCGACTACTTCGGCGCGCACACCTATAAGCGCGTGGACAAGGAAGGCACCTTCCACACCCAGTGGTCCGGTGACCGCAGCGAGATCGACGCCTGA
- the ppk2 gene encoding polyphosphate kinase 2 produces the protein MSDPIFQVDGTARKNLREFIDELREGGYTVLDGHTPDPDLIDPQGRAVETWHENYPYENRLSRDVYEIEKYHLQVELLKFQYWAEDYGLKHVIVFEGRDAAGKGGTIKRFTEHLNPRTARVVALNRPSDRELGQWYFQRYVDHLPTAGEMVLFDRSWYNRAGVERVMGFSSEQEYELFMRQAPQFEQMLVDAGIHLTKFWFSVTQQEQRTRFAIRQIDPVRQWKLSPMDLESLDRWEAYTEAKEEMFLRTDTDHAPWMTIKSNDKKRARLNAMKCFLAQFEYEGKDHEIVGGPDPLIVRRGRDAVGD, from the coding sequence GACGGGCACACCCCGGACCCGGATCTGATCGACCCGCAGGGCCGCGCGGTGGAGACCTGGCACGAGAACTACCCGTATGAGAACCGGCTCTCCCGCGACGTCTATGAGATCGAGAAGTACCACCTGCAGGTGGAGCTGCTGAAGTTCCAGTACTGGGCCGAGGACTATGGGCTCAAGCATGTGATCGTCTTCGAAGGTCGCGACGCCGCTGGCAAGGGCGGGACGATCAAACGCTTCACCGAGCACCTGAACCCGCGGACCGCACGCGTGGTCGCCCTGAACCGGCCCTCGGACCGGGAGCTGGGCCAGTGGTACTTCCAGCGCTATGTGGACCACCTGCCCACCGCCGGGGAGATGGTCCTCTTCGACCGCTCCTGGTACAACCGTGCCGGAGTGGAGCGGGTGATGGGCTTCTCCTCGGAGCAGGAGTATGAGCTCTTCATGCGCCAGGCCCCGCAGTTCGAGCAGATGCTCGTCGACGCCGGCATCCATCTGACGAAGTTCTGGTTCTCGGTCACCCAGCAGGAGCAGCGCACCCGGTTCGCGATCCGGCAGATCGACCCGGTCCGGCAATGGAAGCTCTCACCCATGGACCTGGAGTCCCTGGATCGTTGGGAGGCCTACACCGAGGCCAAGGAGGAGATGTTCCTGCGCACCGACACCGACCACGCGCCCTGGATGACGATCAAGTCCAATGACAAGAAGCGGGCCCGGTTGAACGCGATGAAGTGCTTCCTCGCCCAGTTCGAGTACGAGGGCAAGGACCATGAAATCGTCGGCGGGCCCGACCCGCTGATCGTGCGCCGCGGCCGCGATGCGGTGGGTGACTGA